A window of Castanea sativa cultivar Marrone di Chiusa Pesio chromosome 1, ASM4071231v1 contains these coding sequences:
- the LOC142635831 gene encoding uncharacterized protein LOC142635831 has product MQSKGKVRVYPEKKDLRGMGFQGSRPKRDFSNRLVPAETPLVNSLFKEPIHQVLEKIRHEPYFRPPNKMSGDASVRNQNLYCHYHQDKGHTTEDCRTLRDHLNQLAKAGKINHFLAKPDGQGGQQGARRYWGNTPHPALGTINVILTQRGEEVGDPSRIMSVQNGFGNGAMEENNQLVKRMRSSTTPVLGFSDKDMEGTYQPHDDALVVTIHIGG; this is encoded by the coding sequence ATGCAAAGCAAGGGAAAGGTGAGGGTATATCCTGAGAAGAAAGATCTTCGGGGAATGGGGTTTCAAGGTAGTCGGCCTAAGCGAGACTTTTCAAATCGCCTAGTGCCCGCTGAAACTCCTCTGGTTAATTCGTTATTCAAGGAACCTATACATCAAGTATTGGAGAAGATTCGGCATGAACCGTATTTTAGACCACCCaacaaaatgagtggagatgcatctGTGAGGAATCAAAATCTTTATTGCCATTATCATCAAGACAAGGGACATACTACAGAAGATTGTCGGACATTGCGTGATCATCTGAATCAATTAGCTAAAGCTGGGAAGATTAATCACTTCCTGGCCAAACCGGACGGGCAAGGGGGACAACAAGGTGCTCGGAGGTATTGGGGCAATACTCCCCATCCAGCTCTAGGCACCATTAACGTCATTTTGACGCAGCGGGGAGAAGAGGTCGGGGATCCTTCGCGGATCATGTCTGTGCAAAACGGTTTTGGTAACGGAGCCATGGAGGAAAACAATCAGCTGGTTAAAAGAATGAGGTCCTCAACAACGCCGGTATTGGGGTTTTCTGATAAAGATATGGAGGGCACGTATCAACCCCACGATGATGCATTGGTAGTAACTATCCACATCGGGGGATAA